The proteins below are encoded in one region of Rhododendron vialii isolate Sample 1 chromosome 7a, ASM3025357v1:
- the LOC131332751 gene encoding pectinesterase inhibitor-like translates to MASTFATLSMLLCLSLLFMSIDPSFAGHHHKKHHDKHNKSRLKKMCSKTSDSKLCLDFMKSDSRTSGADNRGLLEIAIDLAYSKATDIHKDLNSLYDSSGDYKLKDQYNSCSKNYHDTIRNLDLVKKLFNDRDYKRIEVQISDSVEEIRDCKNQLKNNENDSHDLKKRTKEFELLCDVVKVSAKYLEGKDRDDKDRDDEDDD, encoded by the coding sequence ATGGCTTCTACCTTTGCTACCCTCTCCATGCTCCTTTGTCTCTCACTCCTTTTCATGTCCATCGATCCCTCATTTGCTGGTCATCATCACAAAAAACATCATGACAAACACAACAAGTCCAGGCTCAAGAAAATGTGCTCCAAGACATCCGATAGCAAATTGTGCTTGGACTTCATGAAGTCCGATTCGCGTACCTCGGGTGCTGACAACCGCGGCCTCCTCGAGATCGCGATTGACTTAGCCTACTCCAAGGCTACAGACATCCACAAAGATCTCAATTCTCTCTATGATAGTTCAGGTGACTACAAGCTGAAGGACCAGTACAACTCCTGCTCCAAAAACTATCACGATACCATTAGAAACCTTGACTTAGTCAAGAAGCTCTTCAATGATCGCGATTACAAGCGTATCGAAGTTCAGATTAGTGATTCCGTGGAAGAAATTCGTGACTGCAAGAATCAACTCAAGAATAATGAGAACGACTCGCATGACCTCAAGAAAAGAACCAAGGAATTTGAACTTCTTTGCGATGTCGTCAAGGTTTCGGCCAAGTATTTGGAAGGTAAAGATCGCGATGACAAAGATCgagatgatgaagatgatgattga